A window of the Desulforapulum autotrophicum HRM2 genome harbors these coding sequences:
- a CDS encoding PilZ domain-containing protein, with protein sequence MEDELGESIEFQALNDDSQSTSQVRNFFRVPLNNPGKYVVVIKNFPYPLLDIANGGVGFEVSYEPGFTPGDILETCLLDLGGQVFEGLRAEVVHLSPLSDTTWKCGIHWVDLADNVVREMTAIVQNFRKELFTDSRTSLDQDLELKR encoded by the coding sequence ATGGAAGATGAACTTGGAGAGTCCATAGAATTTCAAGCACTGAACGATGATTCACAATCGACCAGTCAGGTTCGCAATTTTTTTCGCGTGCCTCTTAATAACCCTGGAAAATATGTAGTCGTTATCAAAAATTTTCCATATCCCCTTTTGGATATAGCCAATGGCGGGGTTGGTTTTGAGGTCTCATATGAGCCCGGATTCACACCAGGTGACATCCTTGAGACATGCCTGTTGGATCTTGGGGGTCAGGTTTTTGAGGGTCTCAGGGCCGAGGTAGTCCACCTCTCTCCTCTAAGTGATACAACCTGGAAATGTGGTATTCACTGGGTAGACCTGGCGGACAATGTCGTCAGAGAAATGACCGCCATTGTCCAGAATTTTCGAAAAGAGCTGTTTACAGACAGCCGTACTTCACTGGACCAGGATCTGGAGTTGAAGCGTTGA
- a CDS encoding AAA family ATPase: protein MTLIVCPHCSRRHRVNIDTIPEGKTIVARCKACGHKFPVEVDKLRLQAQTHGTRPTPHTPTPEISTPEKIKPEISKPETLEPEITKPELSKPEPPELIKAARKICVSLSKGGVGKTTTSVNLGAGLALAGYRVLLVDTDTQGQSGYVLGKRTGVGLTELLTGELTPDEAIVQVRKNFWLLGGGKSLAGVKRIIDRKSFGAEWTLSEALKPLESKFDFILIDTSPGWDQLTVNVLFYATEILIPVALEVMPLHGLSEFMKSLRSIQKYRKEVSLKYVVPTFMDTRVKNPQIIYDRLKKLYPKEICKPIRYNENFSEAPSFGKTIFEFAPGCSGAVDYRELVRRVTMNDSLLQ, encoded by the coding sequence GTGACCCTTATTGTCTGTCCCCATTGTTCCAGAAGGCACCGTGTAAACATTGACACTATTCCGGAAGGAAAGACCATTGTTGCCAGATGCAAGGCATGTGGCCATAAATTTCCAGTAGAAGTAGATAAGCTCAGGCTGCAGGCCCAGACCCATGGAACCAGGCCGACACCCCATACACCAACCCCTGAAATATCAACCCCTGAAAAAATAAAACCTGAAATTTCAAAACCGGAAACATTAGAACCAGAAATAACAAAACCAGAGCTATCAAAACCAGAACCGCCAGAACTGATCAAAGCCGCAAGAAAAATATGTGTCTCCCTCAGCAAAGGCGGCGTTGGAAAAACAACAACTTCCGTAAACCTCGGGGCAGGGCTTGCCCTTGCCGGATACAGGGTGCTGCTTGTGGACACCGATACCCAGGGGCAGTCCGGCTATGTCCTGGGCAAGCGAACAGGCGTAGGGCTGACTGAACTTTTGACAGGGGAGCTTACCCCGGACGAGGCCATTGTCCAGGTACGAAAAAATTTCTGGCTTCTGGGGGGGGGGAAATCCCTTGCCGGGGTCAAACGAATCATTGACCGAAAGAGTTTCGGCGCCGAGTGGACCCTCTCCGAGGCGCTTAAGCCCCTTGAGTCAAAATTTGATTTTATCCTCATCGACACCTCACCTGGATGGGATCAACTGACGGTGAACGTGCTGTTTTACGCCACTGAAATACTGATTCCCGTGGCCCTTGAAGTGATGCCCCTGCATGGACTGTCGGAATTCATGAAAAGCCTTCGTTCCATCCAGAAATATCGCAAGGAAGTGTCGTTGAAGTATGTGGTGCCGACCTTCATGGATACAAGGGTTAAAAATCCCCAGATTATATACGATAGACTTAAGAAACTTTATCCCAAAGAAATCTGCAAACCTATCAGGTACAATGAAAATTTCAGTGAAGCGCCTTCGTTCGGCAAAACTATTTTTGAGTTTGCCCCGGGATGCTCAGGTGCAGTTGACTACCGGGAACTTGTCAGAAGGGTCACCATGAACGACTCCCTGCTTCAGTAA
- a CDS encoding arylesterase — MKPLPFLLAAIIVLAGIRDPLSARESVTRILFVGDSITAGFGVDPEQSYPVLVDQLLRQKGFNNIEITNGSISGSTTASALSRLKWFLRIKPHILVLALGANDGLRGLSTVEMEQNLDRTILLALENGIQVILAGMEVPPNYGPRYSAAFRKVFPSLASHHNIALIPFLLKDVAGIASLNQADGIHPNQAGQEIIATTVLPYLLDQL; from the coding sequence ATGAAACCTTTGCCTTTTTTGCTTGCCGCAATTATCGTCCTTGCCGGCATCCGTGATCCCCTGTCGGCCCGGGAAAGTGTGACCCGAATTCTTTTTGTCGGCGATTCGATTACCGCAGGTTTCGGCGTCGACCCTGAACAGAGCTACCCAGTCCTTGTGGATCAACTGCTCCGCCAAAAGGGATTTAACAATATCGAGATCACCAACGGGAGCATCAGCGGTTCCACAACGGCCAGTGCCCTTTCCCGGCTCAAATGGTTTTTAAGAATTAAACCCCATATCCTGGTGCTGGCCCTGGGGGCCAATGACGGATTGCGGGGACTCTCCACCGTTGAAATGGAACAAAACCTGGACCGGACCATCCTCCTTGCCCTGGAAAACGGTATCCAGGTCATTCTTGCGGGCATGGAGGTGCCGCCCAATTACGGCCCCCGGTATTCAGCCGCATTCAGAAAGGTTTTTCCGTCCCTTGCAAGCCACCACAACATTGCCTTGATTCCTTTTTTACTAAAGGATGTGGCGGGTATTGCCAGCCTCAACCAGGCAGACGGGATCCATCCCAACCAGGCTGGGCAGGAAATTATTGCCACCACAGTGCTTCCCTATCTGCTGGATCAACTGTGA
- a CDS encoding ABC transporter ATP-binding protein: MLKIDALCKSYVQPRSRPIEVLKAVSFDLAPGETCAIVGQSGSGKTTLLSLIAGLDTPDSGRVMLDGEDLCAMKENQLARYRASKIGIIFQSFHLMPHLTARENISLPLEILKQDQIAWKTDAMLEKVGLNDRRNHLPGQLSGGECQRVAIARALVIRPALLLADEPTGNLDLETGETVVRLLFDLVSQENKTLILVTHNPDLARQCQRIKTLERGRLV; the protein is encoded by the coding sequence ATGCTCAAAATCGACGCATTGTGTAAATCCTATGTCCAGCCAAGATCCAGGCCCATTGAGGTACTCAAGGCAGTCAGCTTTGACCTTGCACCCGGTGAGACCTGCGCCATTGTTGGTCAGTCGGGCAGTGGAAAGACCACCCTTCTTTCACTGATCGCAGGGCTTGATACCCCGGATTCGGGCCGGGTGATGCTGGACGGTGAAGACCTGTGCGCCATGAAGGAAAACCAGCTGGCCCGGTATCGCGCGAGCAAGATCGGCATCATTTTTCAATCCTTTCACCTGATGCCCCATTTGACGGCCAGGGAAAATATCAGTCTGCCCCTGGAAATTCTCAAGCAGGACCAAATCGCCTGGAAAACCGATGCCATGCTCGAAAAGGTGGGGCTCAACGACCGCCGGAACCATCTTCCAGGCCAGCTTAGCGGCGGGGAGTGCCAGCGGGTGGCCATTGCCCGGGCCCTTGTCATTAGGCCTGCCCTGCTGCTGGCGGACGAACCCACGGGAAACCTTGACCTGGAAACCGGAGAAACCGTGGTGCGACTTCTGTTTGATCTGGTATCCCAGGAAAATAAAACCCTCATCCTTGTGACCCACAATCCCGACCTTGCCCGCCAATGCCAGCGTATCAAAACACTTGAACGGGGCAGGCTTGTGTGA
- a CDS encoding ABC transporter permease encodes MLWIRLGLREILKNRGFSVFFILNLSIGLAGFIALGSFGRSLSRHFDGNLKDILTADLVLSAATELTPDELELADRVLGNDKLQARRISFYTMVKTPKDARLVQVMAVDDSYPLYGAFSLEDKKKGLDLQNSPGLLMTRDTAQALGVENQPHTPLELGNKSFVIQDFFSQDPDRSLTALEFAPSIYMGIHQLAGTGLMGFGSRIRHYYYYRFTAKVDVPALSAKLDQAFYEKSQGQPRISVYDTRDVNRRIGKLIGYFTGYMGLVSVVALFLAGIAAAYLFRGYLNLKQGEIAVLLAIGARQGEICLYILFQLILLGLVASVVAVLISLLLVPLFPLIFQGLIPAHIRLTLDPSTLVLAMVMGVAGSLVFCLPVFVQIFGVKPIVLFRKSQAGEQNATRLALWRGLGFVPGIIAFWAASILAADSVARATVFVAGFGLALFSMAVLGRLVFSGCGFLSATRSFIRKIAFRNLYRNKWSSLSCFVTIAMGSFLISMVPQIQNGLQTEIMRPEGLKVPVFFLVDIQEEQRSALVEFMDRQEGRLTNLSPMVRGRILTKNQLPFYGKPQDPDPSGNNSSRTRPSGRGRRLEFNFSHRTELDVSETIIKGRPLSRTIWNFGSGSPFEVSVENAFAQEYGIHLGDTMGFDIQGIPLTGRVVNIRKVRWNSFQPNFFLLFQDGVLNQAPKTFLAAIAQVAPEHRQGLKQTIVTAFPNVSVIDVSQMAATLMNITDKLSVSIGFMAWLAIATGLVSIFSIARHEAWMNQRQINLLKVLGADFKLIQGITLLEFGFMGFTASLLAVGLSFGFSRAVAWYFFDSLWAFDLWGSFVILFMTTAICMATASIATFKVMKVKPMTLLSS; translated from the coding sequence ATGCTCTGGATTCGACTGGGTCTAAGGGAGATCCTCAAGAACAGGGGTTTCTCTGTTTTCTTTATCCTGAACCTCTCCATCGGCCTTGCCGGATTTATTGCCCTGGGATCATTTGGCCGCTCTTTGAGTCGCCACTTTGATGGGAATCTCAAGGACATCCTAACGGCAGACCTTGTGCTTTCAGCCGCTACCGAGCTGACCCCGGATGAGCTTGAACTGGCAGACCGGGTACTTGGAAATGACAAGCTTCAGGCCAGGCGCATCAGCTTTTACACCATGGTTAAAACCCCAAAGGATGCACGCCTCGTGCAGGTGATGGCCGTTGATGACAGCTACCCCCTTTATGGGGCATTTTCCCTTGAGGATAAAAAAAAAGGTCTCGATCTCCAGAACAGCCCGGGACTGCTCATGACCCGGGATACAGCCCAGGCCCTGGGCGTTGAAAACCAACCACACACCCCTTTGGAGCTTGGGAATAAATCCTTTGTTATCCAGGATTTTTTTTCCCAGGATCCAGACCGTTCCCTGACTGCCCTTGAATTTGCCCCGAGTATCTACATGGGCATCCATCAGCTTGCCGGAACCGGTCTCATGGGATTTGGAAGCCGGATTCGCCATTACTACTACTACCGGTTTACAGCAAAGGTTGATGTCCCTGCACTATCGGCAAAGCTTGACCAGGCCTTCTATGAAAAGAGCCAGGGTCAACCCAGAATCAGCGTGTATGACACAAGGGATGTGAACCGGCGCATTGGCAAACTCATCGGCTATTTTACCGGTTACATGGGGCTTGTCAGCGTGGTTGCCCTTTTCCTTGCAGGCATTGCAGCAGCTTACCTTTTCCGGGGTTACCTGAACCTCAAGCAGGGTGAGATTGCCGTTTTACTGGCTATTGGGGCAAGACAAGGGGAGATCTGCCTCTATATCCTGTTTCAGCTCATCCTCCTGGGGCTTGTTGCCTCGGTGGTCGCAGTTCTAATCTCTCTCCTGCTTGTCCCCCTGTTTCCCCTGATCTTTCAGGGATTGATTCCGGCCCATATCCGGCTGACTCTTGATCCCTCCACCCTGGTGTTAGCCATGGTCATGGGCGTTGCAGGAAGTCTTGTGTTCTGCCTGCCTGTTTTTGTTCAGATCTTTGGGGTGAAACCCATTGTGCTTTTCAGGAAAAGCCAGGCCGGGGAACAGAACGCTACAAGGCTTGCCCTGTGGCGGGGCCTGGGTTTTGTTCCCGGGATTATAGCGTTCTGGGCTGCATCAATCCTGGCGGCAGATTCTGTTGCCAGGGCCACTGTATTTGTGGCAGGGTTTGGCCTTGCCCTTTTTTCCATGGCTGTCCTTGGCCGGCTTGTTTTTTCCGGGTGCGGTTTTTTGTCCGCCACCCGATCTTTTATCAGAAAAATTGCATTCAGGAACCTCTACCGGAACAAGTGGTCTTCCCTTTCCTGCTTTGTCACCATCGCCATGGGCAGCTTTTTGATCTCAATGGTGCCCCAGATTCAAAATGGGCTTCAAACCGAGATCATGCGGCCGGAAGGGTTGAAAGTCCCGGTTTTTTTCCTGGTGGATATCCAGGAGGAGCAACGATCCGCCCTTGTTGAATTCATGGACCGTCAGGAAGGTCGATTGACCAACCTTTCTCCCATGGTCAGGGGGCGGATATTGACGAAAAACCAGCTTCCCTTTTATGGAAAACCCCAGGACCCGGATCCGTCCGGGAACAACAGTTCACGGACCAGGCCCTCGGGCCGGGGCCGCAGGCTTGAGTTTAATTTTTCCCATCGAACAGAGCTGGATGTTTCAGAAACCATTATCAAGGGAAGGCCCCTTTCCAGAACAATCTGGAATTTTGGCTCAGGATCACCCTTTGAGGTCTCCGTTGAAAACGCCTTTGCCCAGGAGTACGGGATACACCTTGGCGATACCATGGGGTTTGATATCCAGGGTATCCCCCTTACGGGAAGGGTGGTAAACATTCGAAAGGTCAGATGGAACAGTTTTCAGCCCAATTTCTTCCTCCTGTTCCAGGATGGGGTGTTAAACCAGGCCCCCAAGACCTTTCTGGCAGCCATCGCCCAGGTGGCGCCTGAACATCGCCAGGGGTTAAAACAGACGATCGTTACTGCCTTTCCAAACGTCTCGGTCATAGATGTAAGCCAGATGGCTGCCACCCTTATGAACATAACCGACAAGCTTTCCGTATCCATTGGCTTCATGGCCTGGCTTGCCATTGCAACGGGGCTTGTTTCGATTTTTTCCATTGCCCGCCACGAGGCCTGGATGAACCAGAGGCAGATCAATCTCTTGAAGGTGTTGGGCGCAGATTTTAAATTGATCCAGGGAATCACCCTGCTGGAATTCGGGTTCATGGGATTTACAGCATCCCTGCTTGCCGTTGGTTTGAGTTTTGGATTTTCAAGGGCTGTGGCCTGGTATTTTTTTGACAGTCTCTGGGCCTTTGACCTTTGGGGCTCTTTTGTGATCCTTTTCATGACAACGGCCATCTGCATGGCAACGGCCTCGATTGCTACCTTTAAGGTGATGAAGGTAAAACCTATGACCCTTCTTTCAAGTTAG
- a CDS encoding CDP-archaeol synthase has product MILHVKILLLLVVINATPAVLMPRLSAFRSLGTPMDLGRYFSDGRRLLGSHKTMGGFALGVLAGALLGYILDFSLATGFAAGGLSMAGDSLSSFIKRRFSLDDGKESPGLDQAFQGGCPLVLFKVTHGLSLGTLAALMAVFVVLGIFGARLYCRFFLPSQPPGKPVVRSNTGFKQWRACHIALSPVARLCNFESVIYYRIFMQTIFKLSGLYTRGVKNALNIRVTSLGFSFKNLPEAFECYKILFISDLHIDGLDGLDRQLIKIVSRQKVDLCLLGGDYRMEMYGPYGAVKKKLVALVQEINATDGIFGILGNHDCIEIAPDLEDARICMLINESMVIEKNGQNIFLCGVDDPHYYQCHDLDTTMKDVPGDAFSILLAHSPEIINGLGDHPVDLCLCGHTHGGQVCLPVFGPVFSHCPVPRQFISGRWRYGNTHGYTSCGAGSSGVPVRYNCPPEVVILTLTRKL; this is encoded by the coding sequence ATGATCCTCCATGTCAAGATCCTCCTGCTTCTTGTTGTTATCAATGCAACCCCTGCTGTACTGATGCCCCGTTTGTCAGCATTCAGATCACTTGGAACCCCCATGGATCTTGGCCGTTATTTCTCTGATGGCCGACGGCTGCTTGGATCCCATAAAACCATGGGTGGATTTGCCCTTGGCGTACTGGCCGGAGCTCTCCTGGGCTATATCCTTGATTTTTCATTGGCCACTGGATTTGCCGCGGGTGGACTTTCAATGGCTGGAGATAGTCTGTCAAGCTTTATCAAGCGGCGATTCAGCCTGGACGATGGCAAAGAATCTCCTGGCCTGGACCAGGCGTTCCAGGGAGGCTGTCCCCTTGTTCTGTTCAAGGTTACCCATGGACTCTCCCTGGGAACCCTTGCCGCCTTGATGGCGGTATTTGTCGTACTGGGAATTTTCGGTGCCAGGCTTTATTGCAGGTTTTTTCTTCCATCCCAACCCCCAGGTAAACCCGTGGTTCGATCAAACACCGGGTTCAAACAATGGCGGGCCTGCCATATTGCCCTCTCCCCCGTGGCAAGGCTTTGTAACTTTGAAAGCGTGATTTACTACCGGATATTCATGCAGACGATTTTTAAACTCTCAGGACTCTACACCCGGGGAGTGAAAAATGCCTTGAACATCCGGGTCACAAGCCTGGGCTTTTCATTTAAAAACCTTCCTGAAGCCTTTGAGTGTTACAAGATTTTATTCATCAGTGATCTTCACATTGACGGCCTTGACGGCCTTGACCGGCAGCTCATTAAAATTGTAAGCAGGCAAAAGGTGGATCTTTGCCTCCTTGGCGGGGATTACCGCATGGAAATGTACGGTCCCTATGGAGCGGTTAAAAAGAAACTGGTGGCGCTGGTTCAAGAGATCAATGCAACGGACGGCATATTTGGGATTCTTGGCAATCATGACTGCATCGAGATCGCTCCAGATCTTGAAGACGCCAGGATCTGCATGCTCATCAATGAATCCATGGTGATCGAAAAAAACGGCCAGAACATTTTTTTGTGCGGCGTGGACGATCCCCATTACTACCAGTGCCACGACCTTGACACGACCATGAAGGATGTCCCTGGGGATGCCTTTTCCATCCTGCTTGCCCATTCCCCTGAAATCATTAACGGCCTTGGGGATCACCCTGTTGATCTTTGCCTGTGTGGCCATACCCATGGCGGCCAGGTGTGTCTTCCTGTTTTTGGTCCGGTGTTCAGCCACTGCCCGGTTCCAAGGCAGTTTATTTCCGGGAGATGGCGGTATGGCAACACCCATGGATATACCTCCTGCGGAGCCGGTTCGTCAGGGGTTCCTGTTCGGTACAACTGCCCGCCTGAGGTGGTGATACTAACCCTTACCCGAAAATTATAA
- a CDS encoding SagB/ThcOx family dehydrogenase produces the protein MIEQDRNLYRYFLKDSIRKKINFALTDQNQKVPAPPVQKNVPPDAACIRLPGPDPLSGSAPGAWNKIPGVDLTRAVKQRKSRRTYEQTPLSLVELAYLLWATQGVRGKPVQGHAYRTVPSAGCRHALETYLAVLNVEGLMPGIYRYLPLTHGLVFESKQKDLDLRMVEACFGQPYPGKAAVTFIWAAVPYRMEWRYGLAAHKVILLDAGHVCQNLYLACEAINAGTCAIAAYNQEELDELLGLDGEDEFAIYLAPVGKLKHEPARPEQGTGPRPQ, from the coding sequence ATGATCGAGCAGGATCGAAATCTGTACAGATATTTTCTAAAGGACAGTATCCGGAAAAAAATCAATTTTGCACTTACCGATCAGAACCAGAAGGTTCCAGCACCCCCGGTTCAAAAAAATGTCCCACCGGATGCCGCCTGTATTCGACTGCCTGGACCAGATCCCTTGTCTGGATCTGCACCCGGGGCATGGAACAAAATTCCCGGGGTGGATCTTACCCGCGCCGTGAAACAACGCAAAAGCCGCCGAACCTATGAACAAACGCCCCTTTCCCTGGTAGAGCTTGCCTATCTTTTATGGGCCACCCAGGGCGTCAGGGGAAAGCCGGTCCAGGGCCATGCTTACCGAACCGTTCCTTCTGCAGGGTGTCGCCACGCCCTTGAAACCTATCTTGCAGTGCTTAATGTAGAGGGGTTGATGCCGGGTATCTACCGTTATCTTCCCCTGACCCACGGGCTTGTCTTTGAGTCTAAACAAAAGGATCTTGACCTGAGAATGGTTGAGGCCTGCTTTGGCCAGCCCTATCCGGGAAAGGCGGCGGTTACATTTATCTGGGCGGCTGTTCCCTATAGGATGGAATGGCGCTATGGCCTTGCAGCCCACAAGGTTATTTTACTGGATGCTGGCCATGTGTGCCAGAATCTATATCTTGCCTGTGAAGCCATCAATGCCGGGACCTGTGCCATTGCGGCCTATAACCAGGAAGAGCTGGACGAACTTCTAGGCCTTGACGGCGAGGATGAGTTTGCCATATACCTGGCGCCGGTTGGAAAACTCAAACACGAACCAGCACGGCCGGAGCAGGGAACAGGCCCACGGCCACAATGA
- a CDS encoding ferritin-like domain-containing protein: protein MTKSAQTSGTLDILKQAIMLERRGYAFYKKVADEAKDPVVQSFFNDLAKEEVSHITLLSAQFKAYNNTGSFKIDLFDSKEESQVSDAVLNKEMQKKISAAGFEASAISAAIAMEQRAVDLYSKQAGVATDPEEKKVYAWLAAFEREHLNSLMAIDRALLDDVWEDNHFWPF from the coding sequence ATGACCAAATCAGCTCAGACTTCTGGAACCCTGGATATCTTAAAGCAGGCCATCATGCTTGAAAGGCGGGGGTATGCGTTTTACAAAAAGGTGGCCGACGAGGCCAAAGACCCCGTTGTGCAGTCTTTTTTCAACGATCTTGCAAAGGAAGAGGTATCCCATATAACCCTTTTGTCAGCCCAGTTCAAGGCCTACAACAATACCGGCAGTTTTAAAATCGATCTTTTTGACAGTAAAGAGGAGAGCCAGGTCTCTGATGCTGTCCTTAACAAGGAAATGCAGAAGAAAATCTCAGCAGCTGGTTTTGAAGCCTCTGCCATTTCTGCAGCCATTGCCATGGAGCAGCGTGCGGTTGATCTTTACTCAAAACAGGCAGGGGTTGCAACGGATCCTGAGGAAAAGAAAGTGTATGCCTGGCTTGCCGCATTTGAACGGGAACACTTGAACAGCCTTATGGCGATTGACCGGGCCCTGCTTGATGATGTGTGGGAAGACAACCATTTCTGGCCGTTCTAA